A window of the Streptomyces luomodiensis genome harbors these coding sequences:
- a CDS encoding ABC transporter ATP-binding protein — translation MSSSVIRVRGLTRTFSLGSGPVHAVRGIDLTVGRGEILGFLGPNGAGKTTTLRMLTTLLPPSGGEAEIAGHDLLRDPAGVRRRIGYVAQSGGLDPSCSVREELVTQGRLHLMSRGAAAGRAEELAGELGLSAFMDRPTAALSGGQRRRVEIALGLVNRPEVLFLDEPTTGLDPRSRAELWDLVRRIRDGSGTTVFLTTHYLDEADALADRIVVVDAGRVVAEGTPAELKSRYAGDPAAGLQDAFLAITGRTTAEEPLAI, via the coding sequence ATGTCCTCATCCGTCATCCGCGTGCGCGGCCTCACCCGGACCTTCTCGCTGGGCAGCGGCCCCGTACACGCCGTCCGTGGGATCGATCTGACCGTCGGCCGCGGCGAGATCCTCGGCTTCCTGGGCCCCAACGGAGCCGGTAAGACCACGACCCTGCGCATGCTCACCACCCTGCTGCCGCCCAGCGGAGGCGAGGCCGAGATCGCGGGCCACGACCTGCTCCGCGATCCGGCGGGCGTCCGCCGGCGGATCGGCTATGTGGCCCAGTCGGGCGGCCTGGACCCGTCCTGCTCCGTACGCGAGGAGCTGGTCACCCAGGGCCGGCTGCATCTGATGTCCAGGGGCGCGGCGGCCGGGCGCGCCGAGGAACTCGCCGGTGAGCTCGGGCTGTCGGCGTTCATGGACCGCCCGACCGCCGCCCTGTCCGGCGGTCAGCGCCGCCGGGTGGAGATCGCGCTGGGCCTGGTCAACCGGCCCGAGGTGCTCTTCCTCGACGAGCCCACCACCGGTCTCGACCCCAGGAGCCGGGCCGAGTTGTGGGACCTGGTGCGGCGGATCCGCGACGGGAGCGGTACCACGGTCTTCCTCACCACCCACTACCTGGACGAGGCCGACGCGCTCGCCGACCGGATCGTGGTGGTGGACGCCGGGCGGGTCGTCGCCGAGGGCACCCCCGCCGAGCTCAAGAGCCGCTATGCCGGCGATCCGGCCGCCGGCCTCCAGGACGCCTTCCTCGCCATCACCGGCCGGACCACGGCCGAAGAACCCCTCGCCATCTGA
- a CDS encoding ABC transporter permease: MTLLAHTGIIFGRCLRSTLRSKTSLLFGMLQPLLFLALFGPLLTGLDLGTGGSSWQTLVPGVLVQLGLLGGSYVGLGLLMDRHSGVLDRMRVTPVSPLALLLGRTLRDVVQLVAQSVLLVLLGLAFGLRAPLLGVVIGLLFVAVLAAALSALSYGLAMNVRTPPEFAAIANTAVMPLMLLSGLLLPMALAPGWLAGASRAVPFRYTVDAVRQAFLGHYANATVVAGAAVTLALAALCLLGGARLFRRP; the protein is encoded by the coding sequence ATGACTCTCCTCGCCCACACGGGCATCATCTTCGGCCGCTGTCTGCGCTCCACGCTCCGCTCGAAGACCAGTCTTCTCTTCGGAATGCTTCAGCCGCTGCTCTTCCTCGCCCTCTTCGGCCCGCTGCTGACCGGGCTCGACCTGGGCACCGGTGGATCGTCCTGGCAGACGCTGGTCCCCGGTGTGCTCGTCCAGCTCGGTCTGCTCGGCGGGTCATACGTCGGCCTGGGGCTGCTGATGGACCGTCACAGCGGTGTTCTGGACCGGATGCGGGTCACCCCGGTCAGCCCGCTGGCGCTGCTGCTCGGCCGCACCCTGCGCGATGTCGTCCAGCTGGTGGCCCAGTCGGTGCTGCTGGTACTGCTCGGCCTGGCGTTCGGGCTGCGCGCCCCGCTCCTGGGCGTGGTGATCGGGCTGCTGTTCGTGGCCGTGCTCGCGGCGGCCCTGTCCGCGCTCTCCTACGGACTGGCCATGAACGTCCGCACGCCCCCGGAGTTCGCCGCCATCGCCAACACGGCGGTCATGCCGCTGATGCTGCTCTCCGGTCTGCTGCTGCCCATGGCCCTGGCCCCCGGCTGGCTGGCGGGCGCCTCGCGCGCCGTGCCGTTCCGCTACACGGTCGACGCGGTGCGCCAGGCGTTCCTGGGGCACTACGCCAACGCCACGGTCGTCGCGGGGGCGGCCGTCACCCTGGCCCTGGCGGCGCTGTGTCTGCTCGGCGGGGCCCGGCTGTTCCGCCGCCCCTGA
- the ggt gene encoding gamma-glutamyltransferase produces MVAVLGVAPAGAAGPDGAARAAGGAPAKTPVAVGYGGAVSSVDADASAAGIDVLRHGGNAVDAAVATAAALGVTEPYSAGVGGGGYFVYYDAKRHKVTTLDGRETAPRSADKNLFLDRHGKPLPFADAVTSGLSVGTPGTPATWNDALEAWGSRSLGQVLRPAERLARDGFTVDATFRQQTADNEDRFKDFPATAELFLPGGKLPEVGSTFRNPDLARTYALLAKKGVGAVYKGELGRDIVDTVRKPPVDPKAERVVRAGDLTTEDLRAYETKRQAPTRTSYRGLDVYGMAPSSSGGTSVAEALNILEKTDLSKLSEPEYLHRYIEASRIAFADRGRWVGDPAAEDVPTKGLTSQRFADSRACLIEDDAVLKSPVPPGDPNNPAAPGTCDTRGHAAPTTYEGENTTHLTVADKWGNVVAYTLTIEQTGGSGITVPGRGFLLNNELTDFSFAPADPAVHDPNLPGPGKRPRSSMSPTIVLDGHQPVLALGSPGGATIITTVLQTLLNHLDRGMPLVDAIAAPRASQRNAAQTELEPGLWNGPERAKLEALGHSFKQNPEIGAATGVQRLSGGRWLAAAETERRGGGSAMVVSPTR; encoded by the coding sequence ATGGTCGCGGTGCTGGGCGTCGCCCCGGCCGGGGCCGCCGGACCGGACGGCGCCGCGCGGGCGGCGGGCGGCGCGCCCGCCAAGACGCCCGTGGCCGTCGGCTACGGCGGCGCGGTCTCCAGCGTGGACGCCGACGCCTCGGCGGCCGGGATCGACGTGCTGCGGCACGGGGGCAACGCGGTGGACGCGGCGGTGGCGACCGCCGCCGCGCTCGGGGTCACCGAACCGTACTCGGCCGGGGTCGGCGGCGGCGGTTACTTCGTCTACTACGACGCCAAGCGGCACAAGGTCACCACGCTCGACGGCCGTGAGACCGCACCCCGCAGCGCGGATAAGAACCTCTTCCTCGACCGACACGGCAAACCGCTGCCGTTCGCCGACGCGGTCACCAGCGGGCTGAGCGTCGGCACCCCCGGCACCCCGGCCACCTGGAACGACGCCCTGGAAGCCTGGGGCAGCCGCTCGCTGGGGCAGGTGCTGAGGCCGGCCGAGCGGCTGGCCCGCGACGGGTTCACGGTCGACGCCACGTTCCGTCAGCAGACCGCCGACAACGAGGACCGCTTCAAGGACTTCCCGGCCACCGCCGAGCTCTTCCTGCCCGGCGGCAAGCTCCCGGAGGTCGGTTCGACCTTCCGCAACCCCGATCTCGCCCGTACCTACGCGCTGCTGGCCAAGAAGGGCGTCGGCGCCGTCTACAAGGGCGAGCTGGGCCGGGACATCGTCGACACCGTACGCAAGCCGCCCGTCGACCCGAAGGCGGAGCGCGTGGTGCGCGCAGGTGATCTGACGACCGAGGACCTGCGGGCCTACGAAACGAAGCGGCAGGCCCCGACCCGGACCTCCTACCGCGGTCTGGACGTGTACGGCATGGCGCCCTCGTCCTCCGGTGGGACGAGCGTCGCCGAGGCGCTCAACATCCTGGAGAAGACCGACCTCTCCAAGCTCAGCGAGCCGGAATATCTGCACCGCTACATCGAGGCCAGCCGGATCGCCTTCGCCGACCGGGGGCGCTGGGTCGGCGACCCCGCCGCCGAGGACGTCCCCACCAAGGGGCTCACCTCGCAGCGGTTCGCCGACTCCCGCGCCTGCCTGATCGAGGACGACGCGGTGCTCAAGAGCCCCGTACCGCCCGGTGACCCGAACAACCCGGCCGCGCCCGGCACCTGCGACACCCGCGGCCACGCCGCCCCGACCACATACGAGGGCGAGAACACCACGCATCTCACGGTCGCCGACAAGTGGGGCAACGTAGTGGCCTACACCCTCACCATCGAGCAGACCGGCGGCAGCGGGATCACCGTCCCCGGCCGTGGCTTCCTGCTCAACAACGAGCTGACCGACTTCTCCTTCGCGCCCGCCGACCCCGCCGTCCACGACCCGAACCTGCCGGGCCCGGGGAAGCGGCCGCGCTCGTCCATGTCGCCGACGATCGTGCTGGACGGCCACCAGCCGGTGCTGGCGCTGGGCTCGCCGGGCGGGGCGACCATCATCACCACCGTGCTGCAAACCCTGCTGAACCATCTCGACCGGGGCATGCCGCTGGTCGACGCGATCGCCGCACCGCGCGCCAGCCAGCGCAACGCCGCCCAGACCGAGCTGGAACCGGGGCTGTGGAACGGCCCGGAGCGCGCCAAGCTGGAGGCGCTCGGCCACTCCTTCAAGCAGAACCCCGAGATCGGGGCCGCCACCGGGGTGCAGCGGCTGTCCGGCGGCCGGTGGCTGGCGGCGGCCGAGACGGAACGGCGGGGCGGCGGCTCGGCGATGGTGGTCAGCCCGACACGCTGA
- a CDS encoding isochorismatase family protein, translating to MSATTLDPNTALVLVDLQKGITALPTVHPAAEIVERGARLAAAFRERGLPVVLVRVVAGAPGRTEAQRGGSGGARPADFADLAPELGREDGDIVVTKHTWGAFHGTDLDLQLRRRQVTQVVLGGIATSIGVESTARAAYAHGYHVTLATDAMTDVDAEAHRNSVERIFPRLGETDSTDAIIGLLG from the coding sequence ATGTCCGCCACCACGCTCGACCCGAACACCGCCCTGGTCCTCGTCGACCTCCAGAAGGGCATCACCGCACTGCCCACCGTCCACCCCGCCGCCGAGATCGTCGAGCGCGGTGCCCGGCTGGCCGCCGCCTTCCGCGAGCGCGGACTGCCGGTCGTCCTGGTCCGGGTCGTGGCCGGGGCTCCGGGGCGCACCGAGGCCCAGCGGGGCGGCTCCGGCGGCGCGCGCCCGGCCGACTTCGCCGACCTCGCGCCGGAACTCGGCCGCGAGGACGGCGACATCGTGGTCACCAAGCACACCTGGGGCGCCTTCCACGGGACCGACCTCGACCTCCAGTTGCGCCGCCGCCAGGTGACCCAGGTGGTGCTCGGCGGCATCGCCACCAGCATCGGTGTGGAGTCCACGGCCCGTGCCGCGTACGCGCACGGCTATCACGTGACCCTCGCGACCGACGCCATGACCGACGTGGACGCCGAGGCGCACCGCAACAGCGTCGAGAGGATCTTCCCCCGGCTGGGGGAGACCGACTCGACCGACGCGATCATCGGTCTGCTGGGCTGA
- a CDS encoding MFS transporter translates to MTDTATSASTEPSPPAPAGSSPFGPRLMAPLLIGSVLNPVNSTMIATGLVAIGHDFGVGAAQTAWLVASLYLASAVAQPAMGRLADLLGPRRVFLCGLLLVCVAGLVGALAPAFGWLVVSRVLLGIGTSAAYPSAMALLRAQSVATGRETPRPVLGRLSLASLGSAAVGPVLGGVLTATAGWRAIFAVNVPLSLIGVVLALLWLPRIRMSAGDGEGPRERTGRGAFDSLGVTLFTATLTVLAIFLLDLERPNWALPPVVLILAAALTWWQLRRPRPFIDLRMIGGNRPLAITYLRHGTAYLVIYMVMYGYAQWLEEGHGYSASHAGLIMLPMSGAAAVCSLLGARTKGIYAPLVLAAVLLAAGSGVLLLADESTPLVALLLAAVLFGLPQGLSSTGNQAAVYTQAPPKSVGAAAGLQRTSQYLGAITAAGLIGLFYGQRATAAGLHGIAMVAGVLSLAVLLLTATDRALRARARTRARART, encoded by the coding sequence ATGACCGACACCGCGACTTCCGCTTCCACCGAGCCCTCCCCTCCCGCTCCTGCCGGGTCCTCCCCCTTCGGTCCCCGGCTGATGGCCCCGCTGCTCATCGGCTCGGTCCTCAACCCCGTCAACTCCACGATGATCGCCACCGGTCTGGTGGCCATCGGCCATGACTTCGGCGTCGGTGCCGCCCAGACCGCCTGGCTGGTCGCCTCCCTCTACCTCGCCAGCGCCGTGGCGCAGCCGGCCATGGGACGGCTCGCCGATCTGCTCGGTCCGCGCCGCGTCTTCCTCTGCGGGCTGCTCCTGGTGTGCGTCGCCGGGCTGGTGGGCGCGCTCGCGCCCGCGTTCGGCTGGCTGGTCGTCTCGCGCGTGCTGCTCGGCATCGGTACGTCCGCGGCCTATCCGTCGGCGATGGCGCTGCTGCGCGCCCAGTCCGTCGCGACCGGGCGGGAGACCCCACGTCCCGTGCTCGGCCGGCTCTCACTCGCCTCGCTCGGCAGCGCGGCGGTCGGTCCGGTGCTGGGCGGGGTGCTCACCGCCACGGCCGGATGGCGGGCGATCTTCGCGGTCAATGTGCCGCTGTCCCTCATCGGCGTCGTCCTCGCGCTGCTCTGGCTCCCCAGGATCCGTATGTCGGCCGGGGACGGCGAGGGCCCCAGGGAGCGGACGGGGCGCGGGGCGTTCGACTCGCTCGGCGTCACGCTGTTCACCGCCACGCTCACCGTCCTGGCGATCTTCCTGCTGGATCTGGAGCGGCCCAACTGGGCACTGCCGCCCGTCGTCCTGATCCTCGCGGCGGCCCTGACCTGGTGGCAGCTGCGCCGTCCCCGCCCCTTCATCGATCTGCGGATGATCGGCGGCAACCGCCCCCTGGCCATCACCTACCTCCGCCACGGCACGGCGTACCTGGTCATCTACATGGTCATGTACGGGTACGCGCAGTGGCTGGAGGAGGGGCACGGCTACTCCGCCTCCCATGCCGGCCTGATCATGCTGCCCATGTCGGGAGCGGCCGCCGTGTGCTCCCTGCTCGGCGCCCGTACGAAGGGCATCTACGCACCGCTCGTCCTGGCGGCCGTCCTGCTCGCCGCGGGGAGCGGGGTGCTGCTGCTCGCCGACGAGTCCACTCCGCTCGTCGCGCTGCTGCTGGCCGCGGTCCTCTTCGGACTGCCGCAGGGGCTGTCCTCGACCGGCAACCAGGCCGCCGTCTACACCCAGGCCCCGCCGAAAAGTGTCGGCGCGGCGGCCGGGTTGCAGCGCACCTCGCAGTACCTCGGCGCGATCACCGCCGCCGGGCTGATCGGGCTCTTCTACGGGCAGCGGGCGACCGCCGCCGGGCTGCACGGCATCGCCATGGTGGCGGGTGTGCTCAGCCTGGCGGTGCTGCTGCTGACCGCCACCGACCGGGCCTTGCGCGCCCGCGCCCGTACCCGCGCCCGCGCCCGCACCTGA
- a CDS encoding MarR family winged helix-turn-helix transcriptional regulator encodes MTTHDRPDPATAAPRAEERIAGDLAVVVSQLMRRMRAASSQGALTPSQRAVLSRLYTVGPNTTAALARAELVRPQSMRTILAALEEQALVERAPHPTDGRQVIFSVTEAGRQAITSVRQAKQSWLLDAIDTRLDAAERRTLAEATDLLKRLVQE; translated from the coding sequence ATGACAACGCACGACCGTCCGGACCCCGCGACCGCCGCCCCCCGGGCGGAGGAGCGCATCGCCGGCGACCTCGCCGTGGTCGTCAGCCAGCTGATGCGGCGCATGCGGGCGGCCTCCTCGCAGGGGGCGCTCACCCCCTCCCAGCGGGCGGTCCTCAGCCGGCTCTACACCGTTGGGCCGAACACCACCGCCGCGCTGGCCCGCGCCGAGCTGGTCCGTCCGCAGTCGATGCGCACGATCCTGGCCGCGCTGGAGGAGCAGGCGCTGGTGGAGCGGGCCCCGCATCCCACCGACGGACGACAGGTGATCTTCTCGGTCACCGAGGCGGGGCGGCAGGCGATCACCTCCGTGCGGCAGGCCAAGCAGAGCTGGCTGCTCGACGCGATCGACACCCGTCTCGACGCGGCGGAGCGCCGCACCCTCGCCGAGGCCACCGACCTGCTGAAGCGGCTGGTCCAGGAATGA